From Myxocyprinus asiaticus isolate MX2 ecotype Aquarium Trade chromosome 10, UBuf_Myxa_2, whole genome shotgun sequence, the proteins below share one genomic window:
- the LOC127447221 gene encoding T-cell surface glycoprotein CD3 zeta chain-like, which produces MEMSRTATLLLLATHVSYTEAVHVSDPVVCYILDVILLLYSIIFTALYFQVKFTRKEPIPPEPATPARNPNEPVYTDLDLPQMSSDYQQLDRPIRRREEETHYQELRGQSNEEYQEIKKTGIKPRKGNNKPNEARTRRKLDAAEAVEMDTFVVS; this is translated from the exons ATGGAAATGAGCAGAACAGCCACTCTATTGCTCTTGGCCACACATGTGTCCTATACAG AGGCTGTGCATGTGAGCGACCCAGTTGTTTGCTATATTTTAGATGTAATTCTGCTGCTGTATTCCATTATTTTTACTGCTCTCTACTTCCAAGTGAAG TTTACAAGGAAAGAGCCTATTCCTCCTGAACCTGCAACCCCAGCACGAAACCCCAATGAGCCTGTATACACA GACTTGGATCTGCCTCAGATGAGTTCTGATTATCAGCAATTGGACAGACCG attAGAAGACGAGAAGAGGAGACACATTATCAG GAACTGAGAGGACAATCAAATGAAGAATAccaggaaataaaaaaaacaggaatTAAA CCTCGCAAAGGCAACAACAAACCTAATGAG GCTCGAACGAGAAGAAAACTGGATGCCGCTGAAGCTGTGGAGATGGACACTTTTGTGGTATCATGA
- the LOC127447211 gene encoding lysosome-associated membrane glycoprotein 1-like — MSPAIRRQNMPAGAIFSLVLAVTIHQCFTADAPPTVPAPETSSPPASPATPGCPERGNYNVTNATGAACLLARMGLQLNISFMSSSHGKTVQEVLNLHPNLTKSSGSCKTDSATLILTEDNIILTFVFSLNSTSNKYHLNGLELSADLPDMAKPISVSNTSLNYLKGSLGHSYMCQKEQTLSVTQDFSLNTFQLQVQPFCISGDFGAAEECELDEDDMLIPIIVGAALAVLVLIVILAYLIGRSRSHAGYQTI; from the exons ATGAGCCCCGCCATCCGCAGACAAAACATGCCCGCTGGAGCAATATTTAGCCTGGTGTTGG CTGTAACTATACATCAGTGTTTCACCGCTGATGCTCCGCCCACTGTGCCTGCTCCTGAAACCAGctctcctccagcctctcctgcaaccCCAGGCTGCCCTGAGCGGGGCAACTACAATGTCACCAATGCCACCGGCGCTGCCTGTCTTTTGGCACGGATGGGCCTGCAGCTCAACATAAGCTTTATGTCAAGCTCTCATGGCAAG ACTGTTCAGGAAGTTTTGAACCTGCATCCAAACCTGACTAAATCATCTGGATCCTGTAAGACAGACAGTGCAACCCTCATACTCACTGAGGACAACATTATTCTGACCTTTGTCTTCTCATTG AATTCCACATCAAACAAGTATCATCTTAATGGTTTGGAGCTGTCAGCTGATTTGCCGGACATGGCCA AGCCAATTTCTGTGAGTAACACCAGTCTAAACTACCTGAAAGGATCTCTGGGCCACTCTTACATGTGTCAGAAGGAGCAGACACTGAGTGTTACACAGGATTTCTCTCTCAACACTTTCCAACTGCAAGTGCAACCATTCTGCATCAGCGGAGATTTTGGAGCAG CTGAGGAGTGTGAGCTGGATGAGGATGACATGTTGATTCCCATCATTGTGGGTGCTGCCTTGGCTGTTCTAGTGCTCATAGTGATCCTGGCCTACCTTATAGGCAGGAGCAGAAGTCATGCTGGCTACCAGACCATCTAA